GGTGGCCGTGACAGGAAGCCCGCAGCAACCTGGGACGGGATGTTCACGTTAGATGAAGTGAAAAATTCTCCCCCCGGTGCCATGCCTGCGGCTTCTGAGCAACCTGTGACCCCGATCATCCTCAAACGAAAGAGTTCACCTGACAGACGTTGTTTTGAAGACGCTGCGAAGACCGGAGGTGAGTTGATACGATTTTAAAGCACTTTTGATTGTTGAAACCCTGCTCGTTCTTGTGAGCATGTGCTCGTTTCGCGAGACAATGTGGGGTTTTCGGAAGGCTTCCGGTTCCGTTATCTCCTCGGCGCAGTAAATGTGACAGCGATCTTCAGGTTTTCCCGCCAGTTTTTGACAGTTTGTACGCTACCGATAGTGCATGATGCGGAAGAATGGTTAGATGCGCTTCTTGGGGACTTCGAGGTTAGAGGTCGACGCTCTCCCTACGTGCAGTGAAAAGAGCCACGCATGGCGTAATGTAGACGCGTAACCCTTCTCGAGAGAGATCTAGAGAGAGGAAGACATTCATGACAATAGAGGCAATATGACGAATGGGGCAGAGAGGCTTGATATATAGTAACAAGCAGACGAAGTCAACAGGtaataaagccaaggaaagcatcgtaGAAATTACAGTTTGTTTAATTGAAATTAGCGTTCAATTTGCTATAAGTCTTGTGTGGTTACTAAAGCGAAACGAAAATGATAGTGGAAGAAGACGCCGGGGTGATCCTCGTGCTACACTAGAACGAGAGTATGGAGCCACAAGTTGATTAGAGCAAAAGAAAATTGACAGATACATTTGAAAGCACAGCTCTTGTCCGTCTTGGTGCTTCCGCATGCGAGTCGTTTGTGTTTTACTGTTTGTCGTGCTCATTGTGCTATGTGTACTCGTTCATTCTTCAGCGCCGTGTTGAGCGATCAGGGATTGTAGCGCACAGTATACTATATCGCACAGTATGTGCGATATAGGCCACTTCTCGTCGATAATCTCAAGAACAATATGTGCGGGGTGTTCACTTTTACGTTTATGGCACTTTTAAAATGGCGTAATTCTTGTCCCTGAGCTGGATTGATCGACGAGGCGGACAGTACaggcacgagaaatcgaaacacatgtccCAGTAATTAACGAAAGTTCACTAATtaccttcctaattaattaccttacggcacatattgaaatTGATGAATTGTTGCCGGTCAGCTTGGAAGACGTATCCACGTTTCCAGGATGAGACCAGCTCCGAGATGTTATTTCCCAAAGCGTGGAACgaaatgcatggacgttccagttactttcgtgcttcaatgcataaaaaagtgttttcttaaaaaggtaagtggaacaacaatgcatttttacggcaagtttgatggcacatctttaaactggcgtcattctggaaatccattccaagtggatacgccttgcaagctcaccggctacaatgcgTAAATTACAACATGTTCCGTGAAGTAATTGATTCAACAGATGATTACTAGATTTTTGTTagttatttgaatatgtgtttcgatttctcgtgcaagtaatgtccgcctctctcaACAATCCCGCCCAAGGActggaattatgttatctgcaagaGGCTATTTTTAAAAAACTCCACAATTCTTAACAGTGATCGCCCTGTAGTGGTGGCTGCAATAATAGCGCTATGTCATGGCGTCCGAGATTCGAGCGCTGGCAGGTTTTGCTCCTTCCGTCCCATTCGCACGGAGATAGCGAAAGTTCAATGGTGGGCATAGCCAGGTCATTCTCCGCACCGCGGCGCTCGCAAGCGAGTgctcctagggagcctacatgcaagcgctgttttagggtggtgactaCCTTTGTAAGGGtaagctaaattggcgggtaaaattttccgtcaaatatagcatgtgggaaaCAAAACggcgaaaagaccagccgacagaccacgtttcctgCACCCGTTGATGCTGTGAAACTAATTCatattttaaaataaactttggcctcagcagccagagaccttagcgtgtctgagagcagtgcatggcacatctacgttttagttaaacaggcttgtaagcacagtttttattacagcacacttcgaaaacaccctttatatagtgtgtacaaggggaaggcaacgacaatgtttaatgcagtgcacattcttggcgtgagaaaatactaccacgaggACGCCACCCTTCCTTATAACTTGTTGCATTCTATGCCATTGAAAAACATAAGTTTGATGCGTTAAAATAAGAGGAacaggcaactagtatattaaagatgtatgcaggtttcgtgtgcgcattgctGCAAAACTAAAGAAATTTATTAGATGGCGTGCCAAAAGGGGTACATgagagcgtgacaaaaagaatgcAGGGATACGCCGCGACTACTAGCGATATtgagaatcaaaatggctactcaccaaatttggcggtaaatagcgctcaaaatttcggagttgtcaccaccctaaaacggcgcttgcatgtaggttccctaggcTCCCTAAGTGCTCGGTACCTCAAAAATTATGCGTGGACACGGAATGGCGGAAGAGGTCACGGAagctggcaaccaagtacagggtaatcgaAAGTGTAAATGGACAACCAGAAGTCATAAATTAAACGTGAGAGATAAAGAGACcataaattggatgcaaaggaagACATGGAGCATTACAAACACATCGAGAAAAGAAACCGGGGGAGGAAAGTCTGTATGATAATGCAAAGCGAAGTGCCTTGCTACGTGAGGCCTGTACTGGCTGCCTGAGGACAATAACATACCGGAGAAAATGTGCACCACAGGATGATACATgtgtgtgctgcaaaaaaaaaaaaaaaaaaaaaaccacacagGGAAACGAGCTTAAGTTTCAGACATTACACTTTCCTGCCGGGGAGCGCGCCTAATGCGACGACGGGAATTATCTGCCAGCGCTCGGAGGCCATGGCGGCGTTTGTCTGGTTGAGTTTTGCGCCAGCAGGTGGCGCCTCCGACGCGGGCGCTGTTATTTACGGCTCCGGCAACCCAGTAATCAGAAAACGTCATTGCGTTTACCGGGATACCGCACACGTTAACATTCTCTAAGGAAGGAACGCAGCCTGATATTTGTGTTTCCTATTGCAGCGTACGGCTCCAGTGACTGGTCTCTTGTTCGTAGGGAGAGCCTTTCCCCCCAGCCTCGGAACGAGCCAACGAACGTCTGCAGTCAGCCTCGCATCAAAAAGGACGCGTCCAGCCAAACGTCCAGCGCGGAGACTTCCGGCGCAGCGTGGAAGCTAGGGTTGCCAAGAGACATGCTGAGCCTGCCTTCCGCAGGCGTGAGGCTGGAGGGATGCGACGAGGACGTCGCTGCAGAGCATCCGGGGCCACAGTACCCGCCTCTCTTCACGTTCGGCGTCTTCACGAACGACATCCTGCTAGAGTGAAAGTGCACCGTCAATCACGTGAACTTTGTGTGTGGTGTGCGTACTAGGACAAGCACGTGCGTTTCGTTTTAGCGAAGACCGCTTCTTTCGAACTCTTCGAACCCTGTACATCATAATAAATCGCGCCTACAGTGAGGCGTTTACTGTTTATCGATACGAGGCGTTCCATCTCTCGCTGCTATAATCATTGGCCGGATTGTGAGTGCGGCACTTTCGATTGGTTCCGCTTCAACTATACAGTGAACCGTTGGCGATTTGTACGCAGCAACATAAAGAAAAGTACAATACCTAACTGATTGGGTTTacctgcccacgggcagcgcagGGACAATGAAATACGCTCTCATGTAGGACTGCGGAATTATTTTGAGCACGTGGTGTTTTtcaacatgggggggggggggggggttaccctGCTGGCCACCCTGCTGGAGGGCCAAACAAAGCATTGCAAGAGCGCTGCTAATTTTTGCCCTCATCGGAATACGGCCACCGTGGCCAATAATAGAATCTGTTACCTGCACAGATGCTTTGCTGCAAAGATGCAAAGCATCGCAGCCACTAACAGCACTGGCTATTCAGTGTTAGTGGTTTCGCAAAACGATACCAGGTCgaccaacatgtttgtgtaagtTGACTAGTTGTGTGTGTGGGAGTCGCAATCACACGGGTATGTGACCGCAACTACATGACGACTACCACGTTGAAAACGACAATGACTTGATTTTTACGCCGGCCGTTCGACGCGTGCTGACAGCATGCCGATTGTTGGGCGCTACATAGGTAGTGAACGAGCATAAGTGTGAGAAACGCGAATTGTGATGTCAATCAGCGACAATGAGTTACACATTCGTGCCTATTTATCACCATGCCATGTGgggtatgttaaaacgacgatgacatTTGTACTGCTGCGAATAAATGTTAAAATATAATCGGCTCGGTACTGCGTCGCATGGTTTCTACTACCGTAAGCTTCCTTGAGAAAAGTACTGGGAAAAGTGGGCCGGTCCCAGAGATTGTGCAGTCAAACACGGCTCCTCAAAGTGCGAGCCTTCACTGAAAGGTGGTCTTCTACGCCCTGTTGAAGCTTTCCGGGCTCTGCAGGATGACTAATCCTTGTCTCCGCAAGAGCCCCGGCCTGCGCTGTAAACCACGGAAATAATTACGTCGATTGCCAGGTCGGAGTGGTTTACGAAATTCCCATGtcgtgcagtaaaaaaaaaaaaaaaaataaaaaaaaaatacgagggTCAAACTGAGTAATGCTTGAATGATCGGTTAAGAGAGCCCAACAATAACGTCAGGAATGGCAGAGAGGATCACCTGGCAATTCATTGCCGAGATTGCGTTCACAAGTGTAAACCTAATCTTCGTACCTGCTCTATTGTCGCCAGAAGCCACTATAAGGGGGTTAGGTTAACCATCGAAGCCAGGAGAATTATCGAAGCAGGCAATAGGTGTGTCAACGTGGTTTCGGTTTCACTGTCATCGAAAGAGTTGAACTACCTGAATGCGTCTGCGCATTGATAAAACTGTGATAGCGCCTTGGGCTTATATACGGTGCTTTTTCTGACTAAACtatgttggaagtggcgcccgtGGGGGGTGTGTTTTCTCCCACTTtgtccgtcgtcgtcttcgcgcCTCGCGCTTCAGAATATGCTCAACGAACACGCCCAGTCTTACATTCTCAATtcacaaggaaagaagacgagaaagGGACACGAGGCACAGGCGTcgagtgtttcaaagagctggcaGGCTTTGGAACGAGAAAAGTATGCGTTCGATGTGTTAGGCCATAGGTGGTGTCCAAGTCCACGCCCCATAGGGTGGCGTCAACTGGATTTGAATTGCGGATCTTCAAGGCTATGCTTTTTGGCAGAAGCGACCTCGGGAGCCGTGAACATGTCTTAGACGTCGTGTTTTGACCACCACCtataaaaaacattaaaaaaaaaaggaaacccaCGGTGCTCTTAGCGTTTAAGAGCACCGTGGGCTgttgtgcttcactgcataactTCGATGATACAATCGGTCACACATTCTTTTTATTAAAGCGAGTCGAGACAGGAACCTAGCTACCTATAACCCACCTACCTATTACAGCAAAGTGCTAAGTATGAGGCAAGGAATGCTTTACTATGAAATGTACCACTTTCCTCTGAAGGGTGATAGTATTGACCACGATAGCAAAGTATAGAGCTCCGCTTGAACTACTCTGTTACAACTTCACGCGAGTACGATATGCTTGCGCGACAGGGAACGCGAGGCAACTCACGCTGAGCGGACGGAACGGCGTCGTCCTAAAGGCCCGTTCACACTAGTAGGGCTTTTCCCTGTCGCGCGAAGTAGATGTTCTGCTTGCCGATCTTTTCGGCGATCGGAAAGTCTACATCGCGCGAGCGGACAAAGCACTCGTCCCACCAATGGGTCCGAGATCTACTTTTGTCGCCGGAAAACAAGCAACGCTCGTCGCAAGCCAGTCAAAACACAGGAGTTTTGCCTTGTAGAGGAATGCGGAAGGAGAGGAGACatggagaggaggggaggaggatgcgcatgcgcagtgcgggtgtgcaCGAGCataaggaagcaagagaaaggcagaaggcagggaggttaaccaggataacgtccggttggctaccctacaccgggggaatgggaagagggaataCAAAGGTGACagtgagagagaggagggaaggaaagaagggaaatgcgcggttagttcgctgacgcgtgtgttagtgcactaatagtcacagacgttgacacaagcccgtcgtcctcaaaaagcacaaaagtgccttcaccgctttatgggccgacgatcgatgggggcggtgttccaagagcacctgcacggaaaacgtccgattgtccagttgtTTTAGCACGTttgcaagttcttgtctttcttgggcatatcgtggacagtggcacagcaggtggtcaatcgtttcgtcggtgccgcagacctcgcatgctgcactgtcggtcactccaattaatgtagagtatgcctttgtgaaggcaactcctaaccaaaggcgacagagaagcgaagcttcacgtcgaggaagtccgaatggaggtcggagttgcagtgaggggtttaattaaTACAGTCGCGTAAGTCGTaggtttggcgagttccactcggtcagtgagatgactgcgtgccaggtgtcgaagctgccttgcggcgtctgtcctcgaaagtggaattggaacgctgagctcttcttggtgtgatgtgcgagcagcgttgtctgcggaatcattgccactgattccacaatgaccaggtacccattgaaatacaacctcgtggcctttttgttggacgtgatggtgaaacttcacggtttcgtatgtcaactgttcatgacagccgcgtcggagatcTGACTGCATGCGCTGTAATGCCCGTTTttagtctgaaaacacagcccattttgtaggtctttcagaatcaatgaattctagtgcacgacgcagagccgttagttctgccgccgttaaggtcgtgacatgcgatgtcttcaACCGCAGTGTtgttcctcgcgttggtataaccaccgcaccaccagaactggacgacgtagtcgatccatcggtatagatgtgcacgtggttgctgtacttttcatgcaagaggagtaaactcagttgttttagagcaggggccggtacatctgacttcttctgtagccctgtaatcgttatatgtacttgtggacggctcaaacaccacggaggaagcactggcttggccgcaggtgcgtaccctgaagtaaaccaTGCACGACGTGCACTGACaatagcgctaaatgtcgagcaggtcctttcagcagtgaggctcgccaggtggtggtaaggggtcctagcatagtgtctgagatgcgtacgcattgtctcaacggcaatgtgcgtcgtgattgggtaatcctgagcaatggcaatggtttcagccgttgacgcactgcgtggtaggccaagacatatcttaagggcttgggcttgaatgctttgaatcgtacgacgagcataagatgcttcgcatctaaaatgggTAATTTGACCACGaaattttttttgcgatttttggGGGTTTGGCTACAattgggctacaatttctgtagctttgggctacgccgcctcgtacgacctggcaacactgcgcgcGGCTTGGAATGCAGCAGGTCACGCACCTATCAAAACTTTTCCCTGCAGTCTGCAAGGCTCGCTCATTGTTGgctgctaatcctatcgttccCAATGGCGTCGCGTACAATAGTCAAACACCTGCCACACACCTCAGCGCgtggggaaagcaagtttccagaTATCGTCGTACGAGCCTGCAAAATTGAGGGGgcgagggcaatttgcaattctccttggcacgatagcctaacctgctggctatctagcatgcactcatgatgtaccgtgcacggcgctttctttctttgtttatttttctccccgcagccacaagttagtgaactcatgtaggactacattgaaggcgtggttgcagacacgtgtgcttgaaggaagtgggggaggcgccgtgactagactgagccaaacGCTCAAACCAGGAGAGACAATTCCCTTCGCGTTCTGCGcgcttggatggatggatggatgaggctgaacccttcaaaccgggcggtggcatacgccacctagccatgactattaacatattttgtactttgtggtgggtgaaatttcacccctgccttgattttatccaccaatcagataacctctgtttggttatttctacccgcttaaagtctatttgccttcactgtccctaaaccccaatgctttgaaaaaatcagccccgttgctttgcactgtagggttaagtcctttacagaaaagtatgaggtgttcagtcgtttcctcttcttctccacacgcacagcacaacgtgtctataccttggtacttgactcggtacatcttagtccgcaatactcccgtcctggcttcaaacaacaaagagcttcccctagaattatcgtagatattttctttggcaatttcttgcttgaaagttcggtatgttccctgtgctgatttcgtctgcatccctgttttccacagacccctctctgtttccttaacctttttcttaaccgctgtttcctggttttcacccctcctgcagtccaaatatttcattgacagttttctggtcagcttcctccattttgtatcaacattcctcatgtacaaataactgaaaacactacttgcccaccgcttttctgccatttctctcaatcgctcctcaaattctatcttgctgctggcttccctgccctcgaatgacctccatcccatgtcaccctgtaccccctgattgggtgtatttccgtgtgctcccagagccagtctacctacccctcgctgcttaacttccaaccttcctcgaacctctgatctcatgcacaggaccgcattgccgaaagtcaaactagggaccatcacccctttccaaatccctctcaccacttcgtacctattgtaattccacagtgccctatttttcatcacagctgcatttctgctacctttagccgtcacatatttttcatgttccgttaggtactcagccccattgtttatccacactccaagatatttgtacttatccaccacctccagcgtaacctcctgtatcctatgctcgctgccctgattatcattaaaaatcatgactgccgatttttctttactaaacttcaaacctaagctatctccctctttaccacagatgtccattaatctctgcaagtcttccttgctgtcagccataagtacaatgtcatccgcatacatcagtcctggtaatgactgtttaatccattctccttgcttgaaaaaggaaaggttgaagccaagtccgctcctctctaattttttctctaatccttgtaattacagcatgaacaacagaggtgacagagtgCACCCCTgcctagagctctgcacgggcccggcccggcccgcgggccgggccgggccgtccgaagcgtttttttggcgggctcgggcttgaggccgcgggcccgggccggactcgagcttgaagccacgggcctgGGCCAGACTccggcccgctcattaaaggacttaagtaggccttcgagcacacgcaaccgttatgcattgcatggttcaatgcattctgtgccaagctgaagtcacacgggaaaaatgactgtcatcatcatcatcagcctatatttatatgcactgcaggacgaag
The DNA window shown above is from Dermacentor silvarum isolate Dsil-2018 chromosome 1, BIME_Dsil_1.4, whole genome shotgun sequence and carries:
- the LOC125943232 gene encoding uncharacterized protein LOC125943232; its protein translation is MNRDGKGTVVSRSCFCELTDQSHTCSSVARAVTPEVMTGIEEQCRATPCRGRGSRGGRGGRDRKPAATWDGMFTLDEVKNSPPGAMPAASEQPVTPIILKRKSSPDRRCFEDAAKTGAYGSSDWSLVRRESLSPQPRNEPTNVCSQPRIKKDASSQTSSAETSGAAWKLGLPRDMLSLPSAGVRLEGCDEDVAAEHPGPQYPPLFTFGVFTNDILLE